The Listeria sp. PSOL-1 genome includes a region encoding these proteins:
- a CDS encoding DUF1934 domain-containing protein, giving the protein MSASRKVRRPVRIYITNIVRQMDSEEKTETTVAGVFYQDEGSYYLHYEEKELTGIIRTVIKLSDKELLLLRSGAVNMRMHFLKDGKRSTATIHSEAGKLIFESELISCQEIFAEEPVGFLKELAFQYDLLNTGEYIGSYSVLIGIEEESKE; this is encoded by the coding sequence ATGAGCGCTTCTCGTAAAGTACGTAGACCTGTAAGAATTTATATTACCAACATTGTTCGGCAGATGGATTCTGAGGAAAAAACGGAAACAACTGTCGCAGGTGTTTTTTATCAAGATGAGGGAAGTTACTATCTTCATTATGAAGAAAAGGAGCTAACTGGAATTATTCGCACGGTTATTAAGCTTTCAGATAAAGAGTTACTATTACTACGTAGCGGAGCAGTAAATATGCGTATGCACTTTCTTAAAGATGGAAAAAGGAGCACGGCAACCATTCATTCTGAAGCAGGTAAGCTAATTTTTGAATCGGAGCTCATATCTTGTCAAGAAATCTTTGCAGAAGAACCTGTTGGATTCCTTAAAGAGCTAGCATTTCAATATGATTTGTTAAATACAGGTGAATACATCGGGTCCTATAGTGTCCTGATCGGAATTGAGGAGGAAAGTAAAGAATGA
- a CDS encoding HD domain-containing protein, whose amino-acid sequence MPYLELQLAEEKVFKDPVHGYVRVKDQMIWDLIDTKEFQRLRRIRQLGTTSLTFHGAEHSRFNHSLGVYEIVRQVLDKNFAQEFKLDKKERLIALCAALLHDLGHGPFSHAFEKVFGTDHEDFTCEMITGKTEIRDVLARGGEDFPFKVAAIIKKNYPNQTLVKLISSQLDADRMDYLLRDAYYTGVSYGNFDIERILRVIRPSPDDNGVIIKYSGMHAVEDYLMSRYQMYQQVYFHPVSRSGEVLLWKILERANRLYRAGYEFISYPHEIIPFFNQEVTLSEYICLDDTVLTYYFMVWQNETDEILNDLCRRFLNRRLLSYVNYHPSRDAEFYARLKGLFEQADINPTYYLVIDSSSDLPYDLYQPGASSGKMPIQLLMNSGELKELSTESPIVESIGGKIRTDIKLYYPLDFIENGRIAPDIAEEIIKLIYQHELKGK is encoded by the coding sequence TTGCCTTATTTAGAATTGCAATTAGCAGAAGAAAAGGTTTTTAAAGACCCGGTACATGGCTATGTTCGTGTGAAGGACCAGATGATTTGGGATTTGATTGATACGAAAGAATTTCAACGACTAAGAAGAATCAGACAGCTTGGGACGACATCGCTTACATTTCATGGTGCAGAGCATAGTCGCTTTAATCACTCATTAGGTGTTTATGAAATCGTTCGCCAGGTTCTTGATAAAAATTTTGCACAAGAATTTAAGTTGGACAAAAAGGAACGGTTGATTGCGCTTTGTGCGGCGCTTCTTCATGATTTAGGACATGGACCTTTTTCACACGCTTTTGAAAAAGTTTTTGGAACGGATCATGAGGATTTTACATGTGAGATGATCACTGGGAAAACAGAAATAAGAGATGTGCTTGCACGTGGTGGTGAGGATTTTCCATTTAAAGTGGCGGCTATTATTAAGAAAAATTATCCGAACCAAACACTTGTTAAATTAATTTCTAGCCAATTAGATGCGGATCGAATGGATTACTTATTAAGGGATGCTTACTATACAGGAGTGAGCTATGGGAACTTTGATATTGAGCGGATTTTGCGAGTTATTCGGCCAAGTCCAGATGATAATGGTGTCATTATTAAGTATTCTGGTATGCACGCAGTAGAAGATTATTTAATGAGTCGATATCAGATGTACCAACAGGTTTATTTTCATCCTGTGAGTCGGAGCGGAGAAGTGCTCCTTTGGAAAATTTTGGAGCGAGCTAATAGGCTTTACCGTGCAGGTTATGAATTTATTAGTTATCCGCATGAAATCATTCCCTTTTTTAATCAGGAAGTGACTCTTAGCGAATATATATGTTTGGATGACACGGTCTTAACTTATTATTTCATGGTTTGGCAAAATGAAACAGATGAAATACTGAATGATTTATGTCGGCGTTTTTTAAACCGTCGTTTGTTAAGTTACGTTAATTACCACCCATCTAGAGACGCAGAATTTTATGCGCGGTTAAAAGGCTTGTTTGAGCAAGCAGACATTAACCCGACTTATTATCTAGTCATTGATTCATCTTCTGATTTACCATATGACCTCTATCAGCCTGGCGCGAGCTCTGGAAAAATGCCAATCCAGCTCCTTATGAATAGTGGGGAATTAAAAGAACTTTCCACTGAATCCCCAATTGTCGAATCAATCGGTGGGAAAATTCGCACAGATATCAAACTTTATTACCCGCTTGATTTCATTGAAAATGGCAGAATCGCTCCAGATATTGCTGAGGAGATTATTAAATTGATCTATCAGCATGAATTAAAAGGAAAATAA
- a CDS encoding CTP synthase has product MTKYIFVTGGVVSSIGKGITAASLGRLLKNRGLSVTIQKFDPYINVDPGTMSPYQHGEVFVTDDGAETDLDLGHYERFIDINLNKYSNVTTGKVYSEVIKKERHGDYLGGTVQVIPHITNELKDRVFRAARMTNSDIIITEIGGTVGDIESLPFLEAIRQIKSDVGAKNVLYIHTTLIPYIKAAGEMKTKPTQHSVKELRSLGIQPNIIVVRTEHPVSQEMKEKIALFCDIKASEVIEARDEDTLYNVPLSLQAQKMDQIVLDHLELDAAPADMTEWNDLVHRVKNLTKKVRIALVGKYVSLQDAYLSVVEALRHAGYAHNTDIIIDWIDSEKVTLENVSEILGNADGILVPGGFGDRAIEGKLVAIQYAREKKVPYFGICLGMQLATVEFARNVLGLKDAHSAEIAPETPHNIIDLLADQKNIENMGGTLRLGLYPAHIKEGTKTAKAYDKSLVEERHRHRYEFNNDYREQMEAAGMVVSATSPDGRLVEVVELKDHPWFVACQYHPEFVSRPNRPQSLFKDFIEAALRK; this is encoded by the coding sequence ATGACAAAGTATATTTTTGTAACAGGTGGCGTAGTTTCATCTATTGGAAAAGGGATTACAGCAGCTTCACTTGGACGTTTATTAAAAAATAGAGGTTTAAGTGTAACGATTCAAAAGTTTGATCCGTATATCAATGTAGATCCTGGAACAATGAGTCCTTACCAGCACGGGGAAGTGTTTGTGACAGATGACGGCGCGGAAACAGATTTGGACCTTGGGCACTATGAACGATTTATTGATATCAACCTCAATAAATATAGTAATGTGACAACTGGAAAAGTTTACTCCGAAGTGATAAAAAAAGAACGTCACGGAGACTACTTAGGCGGGACAGTGCAAGTTATTCCACATATTACAAATGAACTTAAAGATCGAGTTTTTCGTGCTGCACGAATGACAAATTCTGATATTATTATTACAGAAATTGGTGGTACAGTCGGAGATATTGAATCGCTGCCATTTTTAGAAGCTATCAGGCAAATTAAAAGTGATGTAGGTGCTAAAAACGTCCTTTATATTCATACAACGTTAATTCCATATATTAAAGCTGCTGGTGAGATGAAAACAAAGCCAACACAACACAGTGTAAAAGAATTACGCAGCTTAGGCATTCAACCAAATATTATCGTTGTGCGTACTGAGCACCCTGTATCCCAGGAAATGAAAGAGAAAATTGCCTTGTTTTGCGATATTAAAGCTTCTGAGGTTATCGAAGCGCGTGATGAAGATACGCTTTACAATGTACCTCTTTCACTCCAAGCTCAAAAAATGGATCAAATTGTGTTAGATCATTTAGAATTAGATGCTGCGCCTGCTGATATGACTGAATGGAATGATTTAGTTCATCGTGTAAAAAACTTGACTAAAAAAGTACGTATTGCACTTGTTGGTAAATACGTTTCCTTGCAAGATGCATATTTGTCTGTTGTTGAAGCTTTAAGACATGCGGGATATGCTCACAATACAGATATTATAATTGACTGGATTGATTCTGAAAAAGTAACCTTAGAAAATGTTTCTGAAATACTTGGAAATGCTGATGGAATTCTTGTCCCAGGTGGATTTGGTGATCGGGCAATCGAAGGGAAATTAGTTGCTATCCAATATGCGCGCGAAAAGAAAGTACCTTATTTTGGTATTTGCTTAGGGATGCAGCTTGCTACTGTTGAATTTGCACGTAATGTACTGGGATTAAAAGATGCTCATTCCGCTGAAATTGCTCCTGAAACCCCACATAATATCATTGATTTGCTAGCAGATCAAAAAAACATCGAAAACATGGGTGGAACGCTGCGTTTGGGACTTTATCCAGCGCATATCAAAGAGGGAACAAAAACGGCTAAAGCTTACGATAAATCATTGGTTGAAGAGCGTCATCGTCATCGCTATGAATTTAATAATGATTACCGAGAACAAATGGAGGCGGCGGGGATGGTTGTTTCTGCTACAAGCCCGGATGGACGTTTAGTTGAGGTTGTTGAACTGAAGGATCATCCTTGGTTTGTTGCTTGTCAATATCATCCAGAATTTGTTTCACGTCCAAATCGACCACAAAGTTTGTTTAAAGACTTTATTGAGGCAGCTTTAAGAAAATAA
- a CDS encoding SdpI family protein: protein MRKIGLFPSMIIFFTIMFSAMVYPLLPAEIAVHFSSNFSPDMFVQKWLGLVTIPFLMIIFTGTEYYGKEQVKQEGRLEFEYCFRVLLILLAIVQLSIITYGLGYSVPTGQFSLIVAGVFMVLLATYLSYSKRIFRFLTLIGFKKVNAYAKNLWKKITIVTLHVSGFSCLVLAIFMRSDPSVFMVLLFLSMCVIVVGSGVYLNKK from the coding sequence ATGAGGAAAATTGGTTTATTTCCAAGTATGATCATTTTTTTTACGATTATGTTTTCGGCAATGGTTTATCCGCTACTTCCAGCTGAAATTGCTGTTCATTTTAGCTCAAATTTCTCTCCTGACATGTTTGTCCAAAAATGGCTGGGTCTTGTTACGATCCCATTTTTAATGATTATTTTCACGGGAACAGAATATTATGGTAAAGAGCAAGTTAAACAGGAAGGCCGGTTAGAATTTGAATATTGTTTTCGTGTATTATTGATTTTACTAGCTATTGTGCAATTGAGTATTATTACGTATGGGCTTGGTTATTCAGTTCCAACAGGACAATTTTCATTAATAGTGGCAGGTGTTTTCATGGTACTTCTTGCAACCTATTTATCTTATTCTAAAAGGATATTCCGTTTTTTAACATTGATTGGGTTTAAGAAAGTAAACGCTTATGCAAAAAATTTATGGAAAAAGATAACTATTGTAACTTTGCATGTTTCTGGTTTTTCTTGTTTGGTATTAGCGATTTTTATGCGTAGCGATCCAAGTGTTTTCATGGTGTTACTGTTTCTTTCTATGTGTGTGATTGTTGTCGGATCAGGAGTCTATTTAAATAAAAAATAA
- the argS gene encoding arginine--tRNA ligase: protein MNPMQKNQNDLIMYIKQAVITATGIAEKDIPTILLEVPKDKAHGDYSTNIAMQLARVVKKAPRDIATLIVQAISNKRLIKDIQIAGPGFINFFMDNRYLTEIIPTVLQAHEAYGSSNFGNDEKIQLEFVSANPTGDLHLGHARGAAIGDSLANILAMAGYDVFREYYINDAGNQINNLVLSAEARYFEALGLERPFPEDGYHGKDIIQLGKELAAKYGDKYVNAEENERHQVFRKDALAFETKKLEVDLAEFRVHFDRWFSETSLYEETKILPALEKLRENGYVFEQDGATWLRTTDFGDDKDRVLIKSDGSYTYFLPDIAYHLDKFERGYDILIDIWGADHHGYIPRMRAAIEALGYEPKQLEVEIIQLVHLYENGEQVKMSKRTGKSVTMRDLIEEVGLDATRYFFAMRSSDTHMNFDMGLAKSTSNENPVYYVQYAHARISSILRSGMELGLKVEIEADLDLLNAETEFDLLKVIGEFPDVVAEAADKRAPHRIVRYLNDLAAAFHRFYNTNKVLDQNEQEISKARLGLIQAAQITLKNGLQLLGVSAPEKM, encoded by the coding sequence ATGAACCCCATGCAAAAAAATCAGAATGACTTAATTATGTATATTAAGCAAGCAGTGATTACAGCAACAGGCATTGCCGAAAAGGATATACCTACTATTTTGTTAGAGGTACCAAAAGATAAGGCGCATGGCGATTATTCGACTAATATTGCGATGCAGCTTGCTCGAGTGGTTAAGAAAGCGCCACGTGATATTGCAACGCTTATTGTACAAGCGATTTCAAATAAGCGTTTAATTAAAGATATCCAAATAGCAGGACCAGGATTTATCAATTTTTTCATGGATAATCGTTATTTAACAGAAATTATTCCAACAGTTTTGCAGGCACATGAAGCATATGGATCTTCAAATTTTGGAAATGACGAAAAAATACAATTGGAGTTTGTTTCTGCCAATCCAACTGGTGACCTGCATCTTGGTCATGCACGAGGCGCTGCAATTGGAGATTCATTAGCGAATATTTTAGCGATGGCGGGATATGATGTTTTTCGAGAATACTATATCAATGATGCAGGGAATCAGATTAACAATTTAGTGCTTTCAGCTGAAGCACGTTATTTTGAAGCGCTTGGACTTGAAAGACCTTTTCCAGAAGATGGTTATCATGGAAAAGACATTATTCAACTTGGAAAAGAATTAGCGGCTAAGTATGGGGATAAGTATGTTAATGCAGAAGAAAATGAACGGCATCAAGTTTTTCGTAAAGATGCGCTTGCCTTCGAAACGAAAAAACTTGAAGTAGATCTAGCGGAATTTCGGGTTCATTTTGATCGTTGGTTTTCAGAAACTAGTTTATACGAAGAAACTAAAATTTTGCCAGCACTAGAAAAGCTACGCGAAAATGGGTACGTCTTTGAACAGGACGGGGCAACATGGCTACGAACGACCGATTTTGGCGATGATAAAGACCGAGTATTGATTAAATCTGATGGAAGCTATACTTATTTCTTACCTGATATTGCATATCATTTAGATAAATTTGAACGTGGTTATGATATTTTGATTGATATTTGGGGAGCGGATCATCATGGATATATTCCACGGATGCGTGCAGCAATCGAAGCACTTGGCTATGAACCAAAACAATTAGAAGTTGAAATTATCCAGCTTGTTCATCTTTATGAAAATGGTGAACAAGTTAAAATGAGTAAACGGACCGGTAAATCTGTAACGATGCGCGACTTGATAGAAGAAGTCGGGCTTGATGCTACGCGTTATTTCTTCGCCATGCGCAGTTCAGATACACATATGAATTTTGATATGGGATTAGCTAAATCAACATCAAATGAAAACCCAGTGTATTACGTTCAGTATGCTCATGCTCGGATCTCAAGTATCTTGCGTTCGGGAATGGAGCTTGGGTTAAAAGTAGAGATTGAAGCTGATTTAGATTTATTAAACGCTGAAACAGAATTTGATTTATTAAAAGTCATCGGGGAGTTTCCTGATGTTGTTGCCGAAGCAGCCGATAAAAGAGCGCCACATCGCATTGTTCGCTACTTAAATGATCTAGCAGCCGCTTTCCATAGGTTTTATAATACCAACAAAGTATTGGATCAAAATGAGCAAGAAATTTCAAAAGCTCGGTTAGGATTGATTCAAGCAGCTCAAATTACACTTAAAAATGGATTGCAACTGTTAGGTGTTTCTGCTCCAGAAAAAATGTAA
- a CDS encoding biotin/lipoate A/B protein ligase family protein: MTLIENTLLRQARWRFIDQTTINPAFSALGSYATDDTLCRMIGAQKEPPTARVWVHEKTVSLGIQDTKLPYLAKGIAFLQQAGYQVVLRNSGGLAVVLDPDILNLSLVFRDAERGIAINRGYETMYTFIKDMFSDYSEVIEAKEIEYSYCPGSYDLSISGKKFAGISQRRLAKGVAVQIYLGISGDQEERAKLIRQFYEISGKDEIDKYHFPDVKPEVMGTLSELLSENLSVNDIVLKLLNSLRFYADELYSATLTAEELDLFSEYYERIVLRNEKIK, from the coding sequence GTGACACTAATTGAAAATACATTACTCCGTCAAGCGAGATGGCGTTTTATTGATCAGACGACAATTAATCCTGCTTTTAGCGCACTTGGATCGTATGCGACAGATGATACTTTGTGTCGGATGATAGGCGCACAGAAAGAGCCGCCAACCGCCCGCGTGTGGGTGCATGAAAAAACGGTTTCTTTAGGTATTCAAGATACAAAGCTACCCTATTTAGCTAAAGGAATTGCTTTTTTACAGCAAGCAGGGTATCAAGTTGTCCTCCGAAATTCAGGAGGTTTAGCCGTTGTGCTTGATCCAGATATTCTGAATTTATCGCTTGTATTTCGTGATGCTGAGCGAGGAATTGCTATAAATCGCGGTTATGAGACAATGTATACTTTTATCAAAGATATGTTTTCTGATTACTCAGAAGTCATTGAAGCAAAAGAAATAGAATATTCGTATTGTCCAGGCAGTTATGATTTAAGTATTTCTGGGAAAAAATTTGCTGGAATTTCACAACGAAGGTTAGCTAAAGGTGTAGCTGTCCAGATTTATCTTGGGATATCAGGAGACCAAGAGGAGCGGGCGAAATTAATCCGCCAGTTTTATGAAATTAGCGGAAAAGATGAGATAGACAAATATCATTTTCCAGATGTTAAACCTGAAGTGATGGGAACATTATCAGAATTGTTGTCAGAGAATCTAAGCGTTAATGACATAGTATTAAAGCTATTAAACAGTTTACGTTTTTATGCGGACGAGCTTTATTCTGCGACGCTAACGGCAGAAGAGCTGGATTTATTTTCCGAGTATTATGAACGAATTGTATTAAGAAATGAAAAAATAAAATAG
- the rpoE gene encoding DNA-directed RNA polymerase subunit delta gives MDLSKLSQEERGELSLIEVAHYILEEHREVISFPTLVKEIEAFFGLSDDEMKERLVQFYTDMNIDGNFISLGNNTWGLRSWYPIDAIDEEVQTQSKKSDDDEQDIDELLADDVDYTEEEVEELGEEEVTLSDSLVDEDEDVDDHLPDGIEGDLATVEDDYSNGDYTEDPEEE, from the coding sequence TTGGATTTAAGTAAGTTATCGCAAGAGGAACGAGGAGAATTATCTTTAATTGAAGTTGCTCACTACATTTTAGAAGAGCATCGAGAAGTTATTTCTTTTCCTACGCTCGTGAAAGAAATCGAAGCATTTTTTGGACTTAGTGACGATGAAATGAAAGAGCGCCTTGTTCAATTTTATACAGATATGAATATCGACGGAAATTTTATTTCCCTTGGTAACAATACATGGGGACTTCGTTCATGGTATCCTATTGATGCAATTGATGAAGAAGTGCAAACACAATCGAAAAAAAGTGATGATGACGAACAAGACATAGATGAGTTGCTCGCTGATGATGTCGATTACACGGAAGAAGAAGTAGAAGAACTTGGTGAAGAAGAAGTAACTCTTTCTGATAGTTTAGTCGATGAAGACGAAGATGTGGATGATCACCTTCCAGATGGTATCGAAGGAGACCTTGCTACAGTAGAAGACGATTACAGTAATGGTGATTATACAGAAGATCCAGAAGAAGAATAG
- a CDS encoding nicotinamidase, which translates to MKIATFDVDAQKGFTPLCPAELPVPEGQNIVEELNFMATLGEYRLGSKDAHPKNAVWVVEKPEEMLQPLDYKEADLTWVRHCEPGKPGFELLDGLPEPTRYNYFIWKGIERNLHPYGACYHDISENLTTGVLEYLQGQKVDLVLVGGLAFDFCVKTTVLQLHKAGFPVIVYLPATRALTEEGYDTTKRQLEEKGIRLANSRQELAEYCSIK; encoded by the coding sequence ATGAAGATTGCAACATTTGACGTGGATGCACAAAAAGGATTTACACCACTTTGTCCAGCTGAACTACCTGTTCCAGAAGGACAAAATATTGTAGAGGAGCTCAATTTTATGGCTACACTTGGTGAGTATCGTTTGGGCAGTAAAGATGCACATCCGAAAAATGCTGTTTGGGTAGTGGAAAAGCCTGAAGAGATGCTGCAACCTTTAGACTATAAAGAAGCCGATTTGACATGGGTGCGGCACTGTGAACCTGGAAAACCAGGTTTTGAACTACTAGATGGCTTACCTGAGCCGACCAGATATAATTATTTTATTTGGAAAGGAATTGAACGGAATTTACATCCTTATGGTGCGTGCTATCACGATATAAGTGAAAATTTAACAACGGGAGTTCTTGAATATTTACAAGGACAAAAAGTGGATTTAGTGCTTGTTGGTGGATTGGCTTTTGATTTTTGCGTAAAGACGACCGTTTTACAGCTTCATAAAGCAGGATTCCCAGTCATTGTGTATTTACCTGCAACGCGTGCTTTAACAGAAGAAGGTTACGATACAACAAAAAGACAACTTGAAGAAAAAGGAATTCGCTTAGCCAACTCGCGTCAAGAGCTCGCCGAATATTGCAGTATAAAATAA
- a CDS encoding 2-hydroxymuconate tautomerase yields the protein MPFVTVQFIEGRSDEQKRALVSEVTEVVSKNLNAPKEQIHVILEEMKKTDYGVAGIRKSDE from the coding sequence ATGCCATTTGTAACAGTTCAATTCATTGAAGGTCGTTCTGATGAACAAAAAAGAGCGCTCGTCTCTGAAGTAACAGAAGTTGTTTCCAAAAATTTAAACGCACCAAAAGAACAAATCCACGTAATTCTTGAAGAAATGAAAAAAACAGATTACGGTGTAGCTGGTATTAGAAAATCTGATGAGTAA
- a CDS encoding dihydrofolate reductase family protein encodes MSKKHVSLYIAMSLDGFIADESGSVEWLEKIDGGVDNGYQEFFNHIDTVVMGKTTYQQLFTLTDTFPYSKKDVYVFSTEKAGTKDEYANFVSGKVNDWLSGIHGERIWLVGGAALVKQFLKERAIDQFVITVAPIILGKGIPLFEQDSIHPLKLDDVTRFGEFAQLTYKNLEDER; translated from the coding sequence ATGTCTAAAAAACATGTTTCACTTTATATTGCAATGAGTTTAGATGGATTTATTGCGGATGAATCGGGCAGTGTAGAATGGTTAGAAAAAATAGACGGCGGTGTTGATAACGGCTATCAAGAATTTTTTAACCACATCGATACAGTTGTTATGGGAAAAACAACATATCAGCAACTTTTTACTTTGACAGATACGTTTCCTTACAGCAAAAAGGATGTTTATGTTTTTTCAACTGAAAAAGCAGGGACCAAAGATGAATATGCTAATTTCGTTTCCGGAAAAGTAAATGACTGGCTTTCAGGAATTCATGGAGAACGTATTTGGCTTGTTGGTGGAGCGGCTCTTGTGAAGCAATTTTTAAAAGAGCGGGCGATTGACCAATTTGTTATTACGGTTGCACCCATTATTCTTGGCAAGGGGATCCCCTTATTTGAGCAAGATAGCATCCATCCATTAAAATTAGATGATGTTACGCGTTTTGGTGAATTTGCACAGCTGACTTATAAAAATTTGGAGGACGAACGATGA
- a CDS encoding zinc-binding alcohol dehydrogenase family protein: protein MKAVGLYQGLPSEDSQSLLDLEIATPTPNSRDLLVKVQAISVNPVDTKQRMNTEASEMPRILGYDAVGEIIATGEEVTMYKEGDVVYFAGDVTRQGHNAEYTLIDERLVALKPKSLTVEEAAAMPLTTLTAWEALFDRLGIDAEKDAGKTILIINGAGGVGSIATQLARLSNLYVVTTASRKETISWCKENGADRVIDHHKLLKQQLSGLDIDYILCLHDTSTYLQTMLKLIKPQGKICTIVELSEPADLDLLKDKSATFVYEFMFTRSKYQTEDQIKQHEILTKAAHYFDQGKLKSTLKQVLEPFNAETMRKAHLFIESGHSIGKLVVKGFES from the coding sequence ATGAAAGCAGTGGGGTTATACCAAGGATTACCTAGTGAAGATTCACAAAGTTTATTGGATTTGGAAATCGCTACGCCTACACCAAATTCTCGCGATTTACTTGTTAAAGTGCAGGCCATTTCAGTCAATCCGGTTGATACAAAACAACGAATGAACACGGAGGCCAGTGAAATGCCGCGGATATTAGGTTATGATGCAGTTGGCGAGATTATCGCTACCGGTGAAGAGGTGACGATGTATAAAGAAGGAGATGTAGTCTACTTTGCAGGTGATGTCACGCGCCAAGGGCATAACGCCGAGTATACACTAATTGACGAGCGGCTTGTGGCACTGAAACCGAAGTCACTTACAGTCGAAGAAGCAGCAGCTATGCCACTTACTACTTTAACCGCTTGGGAAGCATTATTTGATCGTTTGGGAATTGACGCAGAAAAAGATGCTGGAAAAACCATTCTAATCATCAATGGCGCGGGTGGTGTTGGCTCAATTGCTACACAACTTGCTCGTTTAAGCAATTTATATGTGGTTACAACAGCCTCACGTAAGGAAACAATTTCGTGGTGCAAAGAAAATGGCGCGGATCGAGTGATTGATCATCATAAGTTGTTAAAGCAACAATTATCGGGTCTTGACATTGATTACATTCTTTGCTTACATGATACGTCGACTTATTTACAAACGATGTTAAAATTAATTAAACCACAAGGAAAGATTTGTACCATTGTAGAGCTAAGCGAACCGGCTGATTTGGATTTATTGAAGGATAAGAGTGCTACATTTGTTTATGAATTTATGTTTACGAGATCAAAATATCAGACAGAAGATCAAATAAAGCAACATGAAATTTTAACAAAAGCAGCCCATTATTTTGATCAAGGGAAACTGAAATCAACGCTGAAACAAGTCTTAGAACCATTTAATGCAGAAACAATGAGAAAAGCGCATCTCTTTATTGAATCTGGTCATTCAATCGGAAAATTAGTAGTGAAAGGATTTGAAAGTTAA
- a CDS encoding site-2 protease family protein, giving the protein MPQFFAYPLEELPYLIISLLIAFSFHEWAHALTALAFGDDTAKNEGRLSLNPFVHVDIIGLLMVVIAGFGWARPTPVNRFKLKHRRLGSVFISLAGPISNLLLAFIAVGVLVFITNGTDTTSGDALISFLYIFIRLNIVLFIFNLIPLPPLDGYQVVSEFFTQRMKSRIQPLEQYAFLIFLILALTPLYDITIGPIFNILVPSLLTGMVDIFQMILF; this is encoded by the coding sequence ATGCCACAATTTTTTGCTTATCCTTTAGAAGAACTTCCTTATCTTATCATTTCTTTATTGATTGCTTTTTCCTTTCATGAATGGGCACATGCTTTAACAGCACTAGCTTTTGGAGATGACACAGCAAAAAATGAAGGGCGTCTTTCGCTCAATCCATTTGTACATGTTGATATCATTGGCTTGCTCATGGTAGTTATTGCTGGTTTTGGTTGGGCAAGGCCAACCCCTGTAAATCGATTTAAATTAAAACATCGCCGTCTTGGTAGCGTGTTTATATCGCTAGCAGGTCCAATTAGCAATTTATTGTTAGCTTTTATTGCAGTTGGTGTGCTTGTTTTTATTACAAATGGTACTGATACGACGTCAGGAGATGCATTAATTAGCTTTTTATATATTTTTATTCGCTTGAATATAGTTTTGTTTATTTTCAACTTAATTCCCTTACCCCCACTTGATGGGTATCAGGTTGTATCGGAATTTTTCACACAACGAATGAAAAGTCGAATTCAGCCACTCGAGCAATATGCTTTCCTTATTTTTTTAATTCTTGCGCTTACGCCACTATATGATATTACAATAGGTCCAATATTTAACATCTTAGTCCCATCGTTATTAACAGGAATGGTTGATATCTTTCAAATGATTCTCTTTTAG